The nucleotide sequence ATTTTCATTTTAGAATAGTCTTCTGTTTCGATAAACTTTGAATATCTTCTTCCTGTCATTGTACTTAAAGGAAATTTACGTTTTACTGTTACCTTGTAATCTAAATACATACCATCAAATGGTACATTGATGTCGGTATATGCAATTTGTACCGTTATAACGTTTAGAATTAATAAGAAGATAAAATTTAGAACAATGAGTCTATTTAAAGACTTCATTACTCCCATGTATATATTTTCGATTTACTATTTAATTTTTTTCCAATAATATTACTTTATTAATATTTATTTAATGTTTAGGTTTCTTTTCGTCCTATTATTATTTTAACAACTGCGCAAAAACTGTCAAAAATATTAACGAAATCACAACCAGCAAAGCCGACGCGAACAAAGCTGCTGGTATAGCTAAGCTTTCAACAAGGCTAACTACGAGAGCCGACACGGTAACTTCCTTGCCCATAACAAGTAGAGTCGCACCCGTCTCTCCTAGGCTATGGGTAAAAGCTAGAATGCTACCAGCAAATAATCCTCTTTTAATCATTGGCAAGGATATCGTCTCGGTAACATCGTAAAATGATGCCCCAAGAGTTCGCGCCGTTTCCTCGTAAAAAGCCGTTCTCGCGCTTTCGTAAGATGCTAATCCGGTTTCCACAATTATAGGCGTTGAGAAAACAACATGAGTGAAAACTATCAACCATATTCCCGGATTAAACACTTTCAAGCCGTAAGGCCCCCAGAAAAGTATCATTGAAAGCCCTAACGCGCTTGTAGGGATCACGAGGGGGACCTTAAGCAAAATACGAATAATTCTTCCATACCTAGTTTTCGCTATTATGAATATGGCGAGAATTGCTAGATAAGCTGACAAAAAAGATGAAAGTAGTGCTGTAATAAACGACGTCGACATAGCCTTAACGATTGAATAAAAATATTGTGAAGGTCCGAAAAGCTGATAGAGGACGCTACCTTCATAGCGTCCAGTATAGGGCTCTGACGACCAGTAATTAATCGTGTGAGTAAACAGCGTGGCTATCGGCAAAATTACGATAAAAACCAGGAAGAGTATAGATGCTAATCCAAGCAATGGTGAAAGTTTAGGGCTTACTTTCCTCTCTATCTTTATCACATTCTCTTCTAGATTTTTTGGCATGCCATGAATAT is from Thermoproteales archaeon and encodes:
- a CDS encoding iron ABC transporter permease, which encodes MSSVNSVAKKIVEIAIFASLLVFVFIPVFYLFTFILLKWHEIYGEIFANPLIGSLYWTQIKRSLGLSFRLAFLTLIIDLMLGIPIAYFIARKKFPGKAIVENIITLPLVIPTSGFGFALLITWTASESLPALLGLRTRIDYVIPFVDVPLLMLLVHVSLTFPYIVKTVSASLYDLEKAYEIISESLGAHPLTTFRKVTLPLIVPSILSGSVLSFARSLGETGATMVVSGVSTTASIAIVRWELQNRVAPAAFLGGVLVALALLLILPIEYIFAKDRKSYIHGMPKNLEENVIKIERKVSPKLSPLLGLASILFLVFIVILPIATLFTHTINYWSSEPYTGRYEGSVLYQLFGPSQYFYSIVKAMSTSFITALLSSFLSAYLAILAIFIIAKTRYGRIIRILLKVPLVIPTSALGLSMILFWGPYGLKVFNPGIWLIVFTHVVFSTPIIVETGLASYESARTAFYEETARTLGASFYDVTETISLPMIKRGLFAGSILAFTHSLGETGATLLVMGKEVTVSALVVSLVESLAIPAALFASALLVVISLIFLTVFAQLLK